From a region of the bacterium genome:
- the thrS gene encoding threonine--tRNA ligase, producing the protein MKITFPDGTSRDYDKGTTLAQIAQSIGSRLARESVAASVNGVLVDMNTPVDEDSEVRFVTFRDEEGADVFRHSSSHVMAQAVKKLYPDAALAIGPSIEDGFYYDIDLSESINDDDLRRIEEEMAKIVSEKIPFTREVLPRDRAIALFRGLGETYKVEMINELPDDTVSIYRQGDFVDMCRGPHVPDTGYVKAFKLLHTAGAYWRGNEHNKMLQRLYGTSWSDRKDLKAYIERLEEARKRDHRKLGRELGLFSIEEEAGPGLVIWHPRGALLRTILEDFEKREHLKRGYHIVMGPQLLKADLWKKSGHWDNYRENMYFTEVEGVQYGIKPMNCVAHMLIYKSSIRSYRDLPLRYFELGTVYRHEKSGVLHGLLRVRGFTQDDAHILCTPDQLNSEIRGVITFIKDVMAVFGFEYEMEISTRPEKSIGSGEDWDRATGALKQALDDEGIGYKINEGDGAFYGPKIDVILKDAIGRMWQCATVQCDFALPERFELEFVGADGERHRPIMLHRVILGSIDRFLGVLIEHYAGAFPAWLAPVQVKLLTITDRSANYARSVAETLREEGFRVELDLRNEKIGYKIRETQLEKVPYMLVIGDKEVDTGAVAVRHREDGDRGVLSLDKFIEGVRSEMAPPVIKRKEDRNRS; encoded by the coding sequence TTGAAGATCACATTTCCAGACGGGACCAGCCGGGATTACGACAAAGGAACGACCCTCGCCCAGATCGCCCAGTCCATCGGATCGCGGCTCGCCCGTGAGTCTGTCGCCGCTTCGGTCAACGGGGTTCTCGTGGACATGAACACCCCGGTGGACGAGGATTCCGAGGTCCGGTTCGTGACCTTCAGGGATGAGGAAGGTGCCGACGTCTTCCGGCACAGCTCTTCCCACGTCATGGCCCAGGCGGTCAAAAAACTTTACCCCGACGCGGCCCTGGCTATCGGTCCCTCTATCGAGGACGGCTTTTACTATGACATCGATCTGTCCGAAAGCATCAACGACGACGATCTGAGACGGATCGAAGAGGAAATGGCAAAGATCGTTTCCGAGAAGATCCCCTTTACCCGGGAAGTGCTGCCCAGGGACAGGGCCATCGCGCTTTTCCGGGGGCTCGGCGAGACCTACAAGGTCGAAATGATCAACGAACTTCCGGACGACACCGTCTCCATTTACCGGCAGGGGGATTTCGTTGACATGTGCCGCGGACCACATGTTCCCGACACAGGGTACGTCAAGGCTTTCAAGCTCCTCCATACCGCCGGGGCCTATTGGCGCGGAAATGAGCATAACAAGATGCTCCAGCGGCTCTACGGGACTTCCTGGTCGGACAGGAAGGACCTCAAGGCGTACATTGAGCGCCTGGAGGAGGCCAGGAAGCGCGATCACAGGAAGCTGGGAAGGGAACTGGGCCTTTTCAGCATCGAGGAGGAGGCCGGACCCGGACTCGTTATCTGGCATCCCCGGGGAGCCCTGTTGCGCACCATCCTGGAAGATTTCGAAAAGAGGGAGCACCTGAAGAGGGGGTACCATATCGTCATGGGCCCGCAGCTTCTCAAGGCCGACCTGTGGAAAAAATCCGGTCACTGGGACAACTATCGCGAGAACATGTACTTCACAGAGGTGGAAGGGGTCCAGTACGGTATCAAACCGATGAACTGCGTGGCCCACATGCTCATCTACAAGTCCTCCATCCGCAGTTACAGGGACCTTCCCCTGAGATATTTCGAGCTGGGTACAGTCTATCGGCATGAAAAATCGGGCGTCCTTCACGGCCTTCTTCGCGTGCGCGGGTTCACACAGGACGACGCTCACATCCTGTGCACGCCGGACCAGCTCAACTCGGAGATCCGGGGGGTCATCACCTTTATCAAGGACGTCATGGCGGTGTTCGGGTTCGAGTACGAGATGGAGATATCGACCCGTCCTGAAAAGTCCATCGGTTCCGGGGAGGATTGGGACCGCGCCACCGGAGCCCTCAAGCAGGCCCTTGACGATGAGGGGATCGGGTACAAGATCAACGAGGGAGACGGAGCCTTTTACGGCCCCAAGATCGACGTCATCCTCAAGGACGCCATCGGGCGCATGTGGCAGTGCGCCACCGTGCAATGCGACTTCGCCCTTCCTGAAAGGTTCGAACTCGAGTTCGTGGGGGCCGATGGGGAGCGTCACAGGCCCATCATGCTTCACCGGGTCATCCTCGGCTCCATCGACAGGTTCCTGGGAGTGCTTATCGAGCACTACGCGGGCGCTTTCCCTGCCTGGCTGGCACCGGTCCAGGTCAAGTTATTGACAATAACCGACAGGAGTGCTAACTATGCTCGTTCCGTGGCGGAAACGTTGCGGGAAGAGGGTTTCCGGGTTGAACTCGACCTCCGAAATGAGAAGATCGGGTACAAGATCAGGGAAACACAACTCGAAAAAGTACCGTACATGCTTGTTATAGGGGATAAGGAAGTCGATACCGGTGCGGTTGCAGTTCGCCACCGGGAAGACGGCGACAGGGGAGTTTTGTCCCTTGACAAGTTTATTGAAGGGGTGAGGAGCGAAATGGCCCCCCCCGTCATCAAGCGCAAGGAGGATCGAAATAGGAGCTGA
- a CDS encoding TrkA family potassium uptake protein → MKQVAVIGLGRFGMSVAESLSENRCQVLAIDNDMVKVKQAQTFVTQAVQLDAREADALKAVGVAEMDQAVVAIGSMLESSMLATMVLKEIGVKYVVAKAVTKLHGRFLEKVGADSVVYPEMDSGRQLGRHLAKPNILEQVEFGADHGVFEIVAPETWVGKTLAELSVRGKYGVSVLAIKTAPENAGSGVTYEMNISPLATTVISGKDILLVLGHGDDVEKIAK, encoded by the coding sequence ATGAAACAGGTCGCTGTCATAGGGTTGGGCCGGTTCGGGATGAGTGTTGCCGAGAGCCTCTCTGAAAACCGGTGCCAGGTCCTCGCCATCGACAATGACATGGTTAAGGTGAAGCAAGCCCAGACCTTCGTCACCCAGGCTGTTCAGCTCGACGCCAGGGAAGCGGATGCCCTCAAGGCGGTAGGTGTGGCCGAAATGGACCAGGCTGTTGTGGCCATCGGCTCCATGCTTGAGTCGAGCATGCTTGCGACCATGGTCCTGAAGGAAATCGGGGTCAAGTACGTCGTGGCCAAGGCCGTGACGAAACTGCACGGCAGGTTCCTGGAGAAGGTCGGGGCGGACAGTGTGGTCTACCCGGAGATGGACAGCGGCCGGCAACTGGGCCGCCACCTCGCAAAACCCAACATCCTTGAGCAGGTCGAGTTCGGTGCCGACCACGGGGTGTTCGAGATCGTAGCGCCGGAAACGTGGGTTGGAAAGACCCTGGCCGAACTTTCCGTTCGGGGGAAATACGGGGTATCGGTGCTGGCAATCAAGACCGCCCCTGAAAACGCGGGGAGCGGGGTGACCTACGAGATGAACATCTCGCCCCTCGCAACGACGGTGATCTCCGGAAAAGACATCCTGCTCGTCCTCGGTCACGGGGATGATGTGGAAAAAATAGCCAAATAG
- the rplT gene encoding 50S ribosomal protein L20, with amino-acid sequence MPRVKRAVHARKKRNSTLAMAKGHRGGRKNLISQARMSVEKALSYAYRDRRTRKRDFRRLWIVRINAAARNHGLSYSQFINGLSRAGVDLDRKVLSDIAIYDDVAFAELVKVASVSLQESA; translated from the coding sequence ATGCCCAGAGTAAAAAGGGCGGTTCACGCCAGGAAAAAGAGAAATAGTACCCTTGCCATGGCGAAGGGCCACCGCGGAGGCAGAAAAAACCTCATCAGCCAGGCCCGGATGTCGGTGGAAAAGGCCCTCAGCTATGCCTACCGGGACCGGCGCACCCGGAAGCGTGATTTCCGCCGTCTATGGATCGTGCGGATCAACGCCGCGGCGAGGAATCACGGCCTGTCCTACAGCCAGTTCATCAACGGTTTGAGCAGGGCCGGCGTCGACCTGGACCGTAAGGTCCTTTCCGACATCGCGATCTACGACGACGTGGCTTTTGCCGAGCTCGTCAAGGTCGCATCCGTCAGCCTGCAGGAGAGCGCCTGA
- the rpmI gene encoding 50S ribosomal protein L35, with protein MPKIKTNRGAAKRFGKTGSGKLKRRRAYHSHILTSKNQKRKRRLREGTLVSGVDAKNIRKLIPYI; from the coding sequence ATGCCCAAGATCAAGACCAACAGGGGTGCGGCCAAGCGCTTCGGCAAGACCGGTAGCGGAAAGCTCAAGAGACGCCGGGCGTACCACAGCCACATCCTCACGAGCAAGAACCAGAAACGAAAGAGACGGCTGCGGGAAGGTACCCTTGTCAGCGGCGTCGATGCGAAAAATATCAGAAAACTGATCCCCTATATATGA
- the infC gene encoding translation initiation factor IF-3, with protein MEIGADKKVAVNRMITARQLRVIGADGEQLGIMEKHNAIAAAEDLGLDLVEVAPTSDPPVCRIMDYGKFKYEQSKKAQVSKKKQKIIQVKEIKVRPKTDSHDLETKAKHARKFLSEGNKIKVTVRFRGREIVHTDRGYLILNKFMELLQDVASVESPAKMEGRNMIMVLTGSAQQQG; from the coding sequence ATCGAAATAGGAGCTGACAAGAAGGTAGCTGTCAACCGGATGATCACCGCCCGGCAGCTCAGGGTTATCGGGGCCGATGGTGAGCAGTTGGGCATCATGGAGAAACATAACGCCATTGCGGCGGCTGAGGATCTCGGGCTCGACCTGGTTGAGGTTGCGCCCACATCCGATCCTCCGGTTTGCCGGATCATGGATTACGGAAAGTTCAAGTACGAACAGAGCAAGAAAGCCCAGGTTTCCAAGAAAAAGCAGAAGATCATTCAGGTCAAGGAGATCAAGGTCCGCCCCAAGACCGACAGCCACGATCTCGAGACCAAGGCAAAACACGCGAGAAAGTTCCTGAGCGAAGGGAACAAGATAAAGGTGACTGTCCGGTTCAGGGGCCGGGAGATCGTGCACACCGACAGGGGTTATCTGATACTGAACAAGTTCATGGAGCTGCTCCAGGACGTCGCCTCGGTGGAATCGCCCGCAAAGATGGAGGGGCGCAACATGATCATGGTGCTGACTGGCAGCGCTCAGCAGCAGGGATAA